Proteins from a genomic interval of Collinsella sp. zg1085:
- the murB gene encoding UDP-N-acetylmuramate dehydrogenase: MGLFNAAYSLSGQIDTEVAEDERLARHTSYRIGGPARLFVTCHSYHALRRTVDVLTREEVLWVVLGKGSNLLVSDEGYEGAVITLGREFCRFTLSEDGVTLTAGAGAMLARLVNEALTRGLSGLEYAIGIPGTVGGGLSMNAGTRTDWIGTQVAHLVSYKPGMGLKHYQRDDIIWGYRACNLAHDEIILEAAFELEQAPKQDIRERIERHLSKRRRSQPLGLASCGSVFKNPSDLDVGSMIEACGLQGFSIGGAEVSPMHANFIVNKGTARAQDVLEVMRHIMEQVKERYGIELQPEVKFLGF; this comes from the coding sequence ATGGGTCTTTTTAATGCGGCATATAGTTTATCGGGCCAAATTGATACCGAGGTAGCAGAAGATGAGCGTCTAGCACGTCATACCTCGTATCGGATTGGTGGCCCGGCGCGCTTATTTGTAACCTGTCACAGTTATCATGCCCTGCGCCGCACGGTTGATGTGCTTACGCGCGAAGAGGTGCTTTGGGTTGTGTTGGGCAAGGGCTCAAATCTTTTGGTCTCGGATGAGGGTTATGAAGGGGCAGTTATTACGCTTGGTCGCGAGTTTTGTCGCTTTACACTTTCAGAAGACGGTGTAACGCTTACTGCCGGTGCAGGGGCTATGCTTGCACGGCTTGTGAATGAGGCGCTGACGCGTGGTTTAAGTGGCCTTGAGTATGCAATTGGTATTCCGGGCACGGTTGGCGGAGGCTTGTCTATGAATGCAGGTACACGCACTGATTGGATTGGTACTCAAGTTGCCCATTTGGTGAGCTACAAGCCTGGCATGGGCTTAAAGCACTATCAACGCGATGACATTATATGGGGCTATCGAGCTTGCAACCTCGCGCATGACGAGATTATTCTTGAAGCGGCTTTTGAGCTAGAACAAGCTCCCAAGCAGGATATTCGCGAGCGCATTGAACGTCATTTGTCAAAACGTCGCCGTTCTCAGCCACTCGGTCTTGCGTCATGTGGCTCAGTTTTTAAGAACCCTTCTGATTTAGATGTGGGTTCAATGATTGAAGCCTGTGGATTACAGGGATTTTCGATAGGCGGGGCTGAGGTGTCACCGATGCACGCTAATTTTATTGTTAATAAGGGAACGGCGCGTGCACAAGATGTGCTTGAGGTGATGCGCCATATTATGGAACAGGTGAAGGAACGGTATGGCATTGAGCTTCAACCGGAAGTCAAATTCCTCGGCTTCTAA
- a CDS encoding cell division protein FtsQ/DivIB — MALSFNRKSNSSASKASKPTFRRAPRVPAQAQASAPVARETGRRVSVPLDAPMHESLPHPVAEKAPKRAPKIAPKASLSSQKKLSAPTQAGVRPSARSVSKQNAKLMGPAVQSGARQAVGSAAHLTAQATLLSKKKAQAPRKRVAMGSNPAQVEKSVQQNREAARVVLSRQAVATTRKKAMPTKRGVHAAEQLASAQGREKKLDSTAQSADVAAVTSRGSATTHTSFRQRLPKLSLFSRFARAGARIASRTSKQPLQASVDEHVSVSPQKKFAFAKPLFRVLMVLVALALVALITFVVLAQSPLFEVSEQQLVPTEHVSSEDLTSLLDMPKHSSLLTLNESAIKNSLMQSPWIRDVRIERRFPHTLIITPKEYTIAAIAYIAADDVAWAISSDGTWIAPLTLATTVDAEGKIIQDMSQVPEGTETIQKTGAEAAQLLAQQAHAVLFTDIATDVAPKSGQLVESELVKAGLSYATGFSSEFIAQIKSMSIRSIEAIAATLASGVEVSLGVPENITTKERVIQKLLAEQQGITYINVRTPDSYTFRAAPTS, encoded by the coding sequence ATGGCATTGAGCTTCAACCGGAAGTCAAATTCCTCGGCTTCTAAAGCTTCTAAGCCAACCTTTCGTCGTGCCCCACGTGTACCTGCACAGGCGCAAGCGTCGGCACCGGTAGCGCGGGAAACAGGTAGGCGAGTATCTGTGCCACTTGATGCGCCTATGCACGAGAGTTTGCCACACCCAGTTGCTGAGAAAGCCCCCAAGAGAGCTCCTAAGATTGCCCCCAAGGCTTCGTTGTCATCACAGAAAAAGCTTAGTGCTCCCACTCAGGCAGGAGTGCGACCGAGCGCTCGGTCTGTATCAAAACAAAACGCTAAGCTTATGGGTCCTGCGGTTCAGTCTGGCGCGCGGCAAGCTGTGGGGTCAGCTGCTCACCTCACAGCTCAGGCAACTTTACTGAGCAAGAAAAAAGCTCAGGCACCTCGGAAACGCGTTGCCATGGGCTCAAATCCTGCGCAAGTAGAAAAATCCGTGCAACAGAATCGTGAGGCAGCAAGGGTAGTGTTGTCGCGCCAAGCTGTAGCGACAACGCGAAAAAAAGCTATGCCTACAAAGCGTGGGGTGCACGCAGCTGAGCAGTTGGCATCTGCTCAGGGGCGCGAAAAAAAGCTGGATTCTACAGCACAAAGCGCGGACGTTGCTGCAGTTACCTCGCGCGGTTCTGCAACTACGCATACATCGTTTCGGCAGCGTTTGCCCAAACTATCTCTGTTCTCGCGGTTCGCTCGGGCAGGTGCGCGTATAGCTTCTCGCACCTCTAAGCAGCCTCTTCAAGCGTCTGTTGATGAGCATGTATCAGTATCACCTCAGAAAAAGTTTGCCTTTGCAAAGCCTCTGTTTCGGGTGCTTATGGTGCTCGTAGCATTAGCGCTTGTGGCACTCATTACCTTTGTGGTGCTTGCACAATCACCGCTGTTTGAAGTTAGTGAGCAGCAGCTGGTACCTACAGAGCATGTGAGTTCAGAGGACCTAACAAGTCTTTTAGACATGCCAAAACATAGTTCGCTGCTTACCTTAAATGAATCTGCAATAAAAAACTCACTGATGCAGAGTCCTTGGATACGCGATGTTCGTATTGAACGTCGTTTTCCACATACGCTTATCATTACGCCCAAAGAATATACGATTGCCGCAATTGCCTACATTGCAGCTGACGATGTTGCATGGGCAATAAGCAGCGATGGTACATGGATTGCTCCGCTTACGCTCGCTACAACGGTAGACGCAGAAGGCAAAATCATACAGGATATGTCTCAGGTTCCTGAGGGAACTGAGACCATACAAAAGACGGGGGCAGAGGCAGCGCAGCTCCTCGCGCAACAAGCTCATGCAGTCCTTTTTACCGATATTGCAACTGATGTTGCACCAAAAAGCGGACAATTGGTTGAGTCTGAGCTTGTGAAAGCCGGGTTAAGCTATGCCACTGGCTTTTCGTCTGAGTTCATAGCGCAGATTAAGAGCATGTCAATACGTTCAATTGAGGCAATTGCAGCTACGCTCGCCTCAGGCGTTGAGGTATCACTTGGTGTTCCAGAAAACATTACAACAAAAGAACGGGTTATACAGAAATTGCTGGCAGAACAGCAGGGCATAACCTATATCAATGTGCGCACACCAGATTCGTATACATTTAGAGCAGCGCCTACCTCGTAG
- the ftsZ gene encoding cell division protein FtsZ has protein sequence MHENEINNYLAVIKVVGVGGGGTNAVNRMIEEGIRGVEFVAINTDAQALAISDADIKVHIGTDLTRGLGAGANPEVGRKAADESRDDIAEALAGADMVFITAGEGGGTGTGAAPIVADIAMNEVGALTVAVVTKPFTFEGRKRKGAAEEGIKTLSESVDTLIVIPNDKLLDIAEKKTSMLEAFSMADGVLSQGTQGITDLITVPGVINLDFADVKTIMRQAGTAMMGIGVASGDTRAVDAAQQAISSRLLESSIDGATRVLLSIAGSKDLGIQEINDAADLVANAVDPEANIIFGTVVDESLGDQVRITVIATGFTDANVSRQDDLFGQSRGTRGSETLSESSSASSRATTSTGSSTALPNFGNEQFELPDFLKRGSF, from the coding sequence ATGCATGAGAACGAGATTAACAACTATCTTGCTGTTATCAAGGTAGTAGGCGTTGGTGGCGGTGGTACAAACGCTGTTAACCGCATGATTGAAGAGGGCATTCGTGGTGTTGAGTTTGTGGCTATCAATACCGATGCACAGGCTCTTGCCATCTCTGATGCCGATATCAAGGTGCATATTGGCACCGACCTTACCCGTGGTTTGGGCGCCGGTGCTAATCCTGAGGTGGGTCGCAAGGCGGCAGATGAGTCGCGTGACGATATTGCTGAGGCTCTAGCTGGTGCCGATATGGTTTTTATCACGGCTGGTGAGGGTGGTGGTACCGGTACCGGCGCTGCTCCAATCGTTGCTGATATTGCTATGAACGAGGTAGGGGCGCTGACTGTTGCGGTGGTAACCAAGCCCTTTACCTTTGAGGGTCGCAAGCGTAAGGGCGCTGCAGAAGAAGGTATCAAAACCTTGTCTGAGAGCGTTGACACGCTGATTGTTATTCCAAACGATAAACTGCTCGATATTGCCGAGAAAAAGACCTCTATGCTTGAGGCTTTCTCTATGGCCGATGGCGTATTGTCACAGGGCACGCAAGGTATCACCGATTTGATTACCGTACCTGGTGTTATTAACCTTGACTTTGCTGATGTTAAGACCATCATGCGTCAAGCTGGTACTGCTATGATGGGCATCGGTGTTGCTTCTGGCGATACACGTGCTGTCGATGCTGCTCAGCAGGCTATTTCAAGCCGTTTGCTTGAAAGCTCAATCGACGGTGCTACCCGCGTGCTGCTCTCTATTGCCGGCAGCAAGGATCTTGGTATTCAAGAGATTAACGATGCCGCAGATTTGGTAGCTAACGCTGTAGACCCTGAGGCTAATATCATCTTTGGTACGGTGGTAGATGAATCTCTGGGCGATCAGGTACGTATCACCGTTATTGCAACCGGTTTTACTGATGCTAATGTGAGTCGTCAAGATGACCTCTTTGGACAGAGCCGTGGTACCCGTGGCTCTGAGACTCTCTCCGAGAGCAGCTCTGCCTCATCACGCGCAACTACGAGCACAGGCTCATCAACTGCTTTGCCTAACTTTGGCAATGAGCAGTTTGAACTTCCTGACTTCTTAAAGCGTGGCAGCTTCTAA
- a CDS encoding polyphenol oxidase family protein encodes MHIKRQERNGVVLLGGQVGQIRFGFTERGGGVSEAPYSSLNLATHVGDNPRAVAENRRRALALLSDSAKLEDVLVPNQVHGSTIVVVNKETAQNRAHLCQQLSQGADAVVCSTSHVPVLLCFADCVPVILLAPGGFAVVHSGWKGTLARISARAATVLAEETHASPSDICAYIGPHIQGDEYEVSPELIEQFAAEFYAVEHTGHKPCLLNLSACIKEALIDCGVPKEVIVDTGLSTMKHNDRFFSYRSEAGECGRHGALAILE; translated from the coding sequence ATGCACATAAAACGTCAAGAGCGCAATGGTGTGGTGCTATTAGGGGGTCAGGTAGGCCAAATTCGCTTTGGTTTTACGGAGCGTGGCGGTGGTGTATCAGAAGCTCCGTATAGCTCGTTAAACCTAGCTACACATGTAGGCGATAATCCACGCGCAGTTGCTGAAAACCGGCGGCGTGCATTAGCGCTTCTGAGTGATAGCGCAAAGCTTGAGGATGTACTGGTACCCAATCAGGTTCATGGTTCCACGATAGTGGTGGTAAACAAAGAAACCGCTCAGAACCGCGCTCACCTGTGCCAGCAGCTTAGTCAAGGCGCTGATGCAGTTGTATGTAGCACTTCGCATGTTCCGGTGCTTCTTTGTTTTGCTGATTGCGTGCCGGTTATTTTGCTTGCGCCTGGCGGGTTTGCCGTCGTGCATTCAGGGTGGAAAGGCACCCTCGCGCGTATTAGTGCACGCGCAGCAACTGTGTTGGCAGAAGAAACACATGCTAGTCCATCAGATATTTGCGCCTATATTGGTCCTCATATCCAAGGTGATGAATATGAGGTCTCACCTGAGCTTATAGAGCAGTTTGCAGCAGAGTTTTATGCGGTTGAGCATACAGGGCACAAGCCGTGCCTACTCAATCTTTCTGCGTGCATTAAAGAGGCGCTTATCGATTGCGGCGTGCCTAAAGAAGTTATAGTTGATACAGGGCTTTCAACCATGAAGCACAATGACCGCTTTTTCTCGTATCGTAGCGAGGCGGGAGAATGTGGACGCCATGGTGCGCTTGCCATACTTGAGTAA
- a CDS encoding YggS family pyridoxal phosphate-dependent enzyme, translating into MDSHYLERVIERRVELLQRMREAARDAHRSVTDVQLVAVSKTVSTSELLAAVAAGYRHFAENRPQMLNEKLTNLAAYPELPQLRFDLIGNLQTNKINAVLSKVQLIHSISSVHLAEAVSKRAQKHAHMSSPQDILLEVNISGEATKSGFEPHELRASMDTLCTLPGIRMRGLMTMAPRGSASAAAKTFEGLRLLRDELVVAYPHLDLYELSCGMSEDFEVAIREGSTMIRLGRVVFDPAFALK; encoded by the coding sequence ATGGATAGTCACTATCTTGAGCGTGTGATTGAGCGGCGCGTGGAACTTCTTCAACGCATGAGAGAAGCCGCCCGTGATGCTCATCGCTCGGTGACGGATGTTCAATTAGTTGCAGTGTCAAAAACCGTTAGCACGAGCGAGCTGCTTGCTGCTGTTGCCGCAGGTTATCGACACTTTGCAGAGAACCGCCCGCAAATGCTCAACGAAAAACTCACCAATCTCGCCGCCTATCCTGAGTTACCGCAGTTGCGCTTTGATTTAATAGGCAACTTGCAAACAAATAAAATCAACGCCGTGCTGTCAAAAGTTCAGCTTATTCACTCCATCAGTTCTGTGCATTTAGCAGAAGCGGTGTCAAAGCGCGCACAGAAGCACGCCCACATGAGTAGCCCACAAGATATTTTGCTTGAGGTGAATATTTCAGGCGAAGCGACAAAATCAGGATTTGAGCCGCATGAACTACGTGCATCTATGGACACACTGTGCACGTTACCTGGAATTCGTATGCGTGGACTTATGACTATGGCACCACGAGGCTCAGCTTCTGCTGCTGCAAAAACTTTTGAAGGACTGCGTCTTTTGCGCGATGAACTGGTCGTAGCATATCCGCATCTTGACCTCTATGAACTTTCCTGTGGCATGAGTGAAGACTTTGAAGTAGCTATTCGCGAAGGTTCTACGATGATTAGGCTTGGTAGAGTAGTGTTTGACCCTGCGTTTGCGCTAAAATAA
- the sepF gene encoding cell division protein SepF: protein MGFLDDIKSKLPFNLNRDATSYGTEDTYDDGYYDEAQGGYDDGYQGDAYAAGYGYQEPSNGVLGQTRRGEAESIAVYTRSGELVGDADRHAATFNPPARSQESSYRPGAYDTPSTYAETLRSAPAPAAPDTNATRMSAVVGATPQLPAYVLRPESYDDVETVVRRVRTKQPVALVFVGVRTELAKRVLDFSYGFACGLGAAVREVGDRVFMVVPAGCEVKESDLAKLRQEGYLKK from the coding sequence ATGGGATTTTTAGACGATATCAAATCTAAACTGCCCTTCAATCTCAATCGTGATGCAACATCCTATGGTACCGAGGACACCTATGATGATGGTTATTACGATGAGGCTCAGGGCGGCTATGATGATGGCTATCAAGGTGATGCCTATGCTGCAGGCTACGGTTACCAAGAACCATCAAACGGCGTTTTGGGTCAAACACGTCGCGGTGAGGCAGAAAGCATTGCTGTGTATACACGCTCGGGTGAGCTGGTAGGAGATGCCGATCGACATGCGGCAACCTTTAATCCGCCTGCCCGCAGCCAAGAGTCGAGTTATCGCCCTGGCGCATATGACACGCCGTCCACCTATGCCGAGACGCTCAGAAGCGCGCCTGCACCTGCAGCTCCCGATACAAACGCTACACGCATGAGTGCGGTGGTAGGGGCAACACCACAGTTGCCTGCTTATGTCTTGAGGCCTGAGAGCTACGATGATGTTGAAACGGTTGTGCGCCGTGTGCGCACCAAGCAACCGGTGGCGCTTGTGTTTGTAGGTGTGCGCACCGAGCTTGCGAAGCGTGTGCTCGACTTTAGTTATGGCTTTGCCTGTGGTCTTGGGGCGGCTGTTCGTGAGGTGGGTGACCGTGTGTTTATGGTTGTTCCCGCTGGTTGTGAAGTTAAAGAGTCTGATTTGGCAAAACTGCGCCAAGAGGGCTATCTCAAGAAATAG
- a CDS encoding YggT family protein, producing the protein MLNVVSLIDSVFSFYTMLVVVYCIMSWIPVSNQLVGDLRGALHTIVHPYLGIFQRFMPPLSGVDFSPVIAILALNFLKRTILNIMVSML; encoded by the coding sequence GTGCTCAATGTTGTATCGCTCATAGATTCTGTATTTAGTTTTTACACCATGCTTGTGGTGGTGTATTGCATTATGTCGTGGATTCCTGTGAGCAACCAGCTTGTTGGTGACTTGCGCGGTGCTCTCCATACCATTGTGCATCCGTATCTCGGTATATTTCAGCGTTTTATGCCGCCCTTGTCTGGTGTAGATTTTTCACCAGTTATCGCAATTCTTGCGTTGAATTTCCTCAAACGGACCATTCTCAATATAATGGTCTCTATGCTTTGA
- a CDS encoding DivIVA domain-containing protein codes for MAITPADIQAQQFSKAEPGYDPTEVDIFLEQLASEVDAMLAKIVDLKNRLTVAEQQLADAKNNTQLAAPVLAEPQKSGATERQISAALIAAQQTADAIVGEAHENAERIRNEADAKAREVIRQALAEKQTEIEEIDRLKASREEFKSQYLKLIQHFMDDAQNSFPASLMTSVPTGSHTPSTPVAAPVQELPVTPVVDPFAPQANFEVDDLD; via the coding sequence ATGGCTATCACCCCCGCAGACATCCAAGCCCAACAGTTCTCTAAGGCAGAGCCGGGCTACGATCCCACCGAAGTTGATATTTTTCTCGAGCAACTGGCATCTGAGGTTGATGCTATGTTGGCAAAAATTGTTGATCTTAAGAATCGCCTGACTGTTGCTGAGCAGCAGCTTGCCGATGCAAAAAACAATACACAGCTTGCAGCCCCGGTACTTGCTGAGCCTCAGAAATCTGGTGCAACTGAGCGCCAGATTTCTGCTGCGTTGATTGCTGCTCAGCAAACTGCTGACGCGATTGTGGGTGAGGCGCACGAAAACGCTGAGCGTATTCGCAATGAGGCAGATGCTAAGGCGCGCGAGGTTATTCGTCAGGCACTTGCCGAGAAGCAGACTGAGATTGAAGAGATTGATCGCTTGAAGGCATCTCGTGAGGAGTTCAAGAGTCAGTATCTCAAGCTCATTCAGCACTTTATGGACGATGCTCAAAATTCCTTTCCAGCAAGTCTCATGACGAGCGTTCCTACAGGTTCACATACACCAAGCACTCCGGTTGCAGCTCCGGTGCAAGAGCTTCCCGTTACACCTGTTGTTGACCCTTTTGCTCCGCAGGCAAATTTCGAGGTTGATGACCTCGACTAA
- a CDS encoding inorganic phosphate transporter — translation MDVSLEYFVQQVTSSPVLAISVALTLGVIFVNGWTDAPNAIATCVTTRCMRVRPAIIMSAIFNFLGVLIMTHFNASVASTISNMVDFGSDTHMAIIALCAALFSIVVYSVAAARLGIPTSESHSLIAGLTGAAIALGGAEGVNMAEWAKVAYGLVLSLVGGFVFGYVVCKAVTLLFAYADRRPANVFFKYAQIFGAAAMSFMHGAQDGQKFIGVLFLGMAFANGQSSVEGIVIPIWLMMLCSVMMGVGTSVGGENIIKSVGMDMVKLEKYQGFSADLSSSLSLFVMTLLGIPVSTTHVKTSAIMGVGAVKRLSAINFSVVKDMMLTWVFTFPGCGLISFLMAKLFIMVL, via the coding sequence TTGGATGTATCGCTCGAGTACTTTGTACAGCAGGTGACCTCGTCACCAGTACTAGCTATTTCGGTCGCCCTTACCTTGGGCGTTATTTTTGTCAATGGGTGGACCGACGCCCCTAATGCAATTGCCACCTGTGTTACCACGCGTTGTATGCGTGTGCGCCCTGCTATCATCATGAGCGCAATTTTTAATTTCTTAGGCGTGCTCATCATGACGCATTTCAATGCCAGTGTTGCTTCAACAATCTCAAATATGGTTGATTTTGGTAGCGATACGCACATGGCAATTATTGCGCTCTGTGCAGCGTTGTTTTCCATTGTGGTATATAGCGTTGCTGCCGCGCGTTTGGGTATCCCCACATCTGAGAGCCATAGCCTAATCGCTGGATTAACCGGCGCTGCAATTGCGCTTGGCGGCGCTGAGGGTGTTAACATGGCTGAGTGGGCAAAAGTTGCCTATGGTCTGGTCTTGTCGCTGGTTGGCGGCTTTGTATTTGGATACGTGGTTTGCAAAGCTGTTACTCTTTTGTTTGCCTATGCTGATAGGCGACCAGCGAATGTCTTTTTTAAGTATGCACAGATTTTTGGCGCAGCAGCTATGAGCTTCATGCACGGTGCTCAAGATGGTCAAAAGTTTATCGGCGTACTCTTTTTGGGTATGGCCTTTGCAAATGGACAGTCAAGCGTTGAGGGTATTGTCATTCCTATTTGGCTGATGATGCTTTGTTCGGTGATGATGGGTGTCGGAACTTCGGTTGGCGGCGAAAATATCATCAAGTCGGTGGGTATGGACATGGTAAAACTCGAGAAGTACCAAGGTTTTTCTGCCGATCTTTCAAGCTCGCTTTCCTTGTTTGTCATGACACTCTTGGGTATTCCTGTTTCAACAACTCATGTAAAAACGAGTGCAATTATGGGCGTTGGAGCTGTTAAACGCCTATCTGCCATCAATTTTTCAGTGGTAAAAGATATGATGCTGACCTGGGTATTTACTTTTCCAGGCTGTGGTCTTATCAGCTTTTTAATGGCTAAGTTATTCATCATGGTTTTGTAG
- a CDS encoding DUF47 domain-containing protein: MAKKKDEFYFNNFIACADVARRAAHLLVGCMENFDPEKIDLALAQMHEIENEGDECNHEISDALVSAFITPMEREDIALLSERLDSVTDHLEGVLHRIYFCNIQEIRASALKMAHKILEACDSMKLLVGELPEFKRSKKLREQVVTINTIEGQCDELYIESMRELHTDMSLDPLTVIAWRDVYTFLEITADSVEDVAETVENVVMKNS, translated from the coding sequence ATGGCAAAGAAAAAAGACGAGTTTTATTTCAATAACTTTATTGCATGTGCCGATGTTGCTCGCCGTGCTGCGCACTTGCTTGTGGGGTGCATGGAGAATTTTGACCCAGAAAAGATTGATTTAGCACTGGCTCAGATGCATGAGATTGAGAATGAGGGCGATGAATGCAATCACGAGATTTCTGATGCGCTGGTTTCGGCATTTATTACCCCTATGGAGCGCGAAGATATTGCCTTGCTAAGTGAGCGTCTTGATTCGGTGACCGACCACCTTGAGGGTGTTTTGCACCGAATTTATTTTTGCAATATTCAAGAAATACGGGCAAGCGCATTGAAGATGGCACATAAAATCCTTGAAGCCTGCGATAGCATGAAGCTTTTGGTAGGGGAGCTGCCTGAGTTTAAGCGCTCGAAAAAGCTTCGTGAGCAGGTTGTGACCATCAATACCATTGAGGGTCAGTGTGACGAGTTGTATATTGAGTCGATGCGTGAGTTGCATACCGACATGAGCTTAGACCCTCTGACCGTCATCGCATGGCGCGATGTGTACACCTTCCTTGAGATTACAGCCGACAGCGTAGAAGATGTTGCTGAGACGGTTGAAAATGTGGTGATGAAAAACAGCTAA
- the gpmA gene encoding 2,3-diphosphoglycerate-dependent phosphoglycerate mutase — MSQDTMQLVIVRHGESEWNKLNLFTGWTDVELTETGRAEAAAGGKALKAEGFDFDVCYTSQLKRAIHTLNIVLNELDREWLPVIKSWKLNERHYGALQGLNKADAAAEHGDEQVKIWRRSFDVQPPALTPGDERDPHTQEMYRDIPSDELPFTECLKDCIARAWPYFEETILPDMKAGKRVLIAAHGNSLRSLVMKFEKMTPEQILEVNIPTGVPLVYTFDANLNVLDKRYIGDPETIAAKIDAVANQGKAK; from the coding sequence ATGTCGCAAGATACCATGCAACTGGTTATTGTCCGCCACGGCGAGAGCGAGTGGAACAAGCTCAATCTCTTTACCGGCTGGACTGACGTTGAGCTTACCGAGACCGGTCGCGCTGAGGCAGCCGCCGGTGGTAAGGCACTCAAAGCCGAAGGTTTTGACTTTGATGTTTGCTATACCTCACAGCTCAAGCGCGCTATCCACACCCTCAACATCGTGCTGAACGAGCTTGACCGCGAGTGGCTCCCTGTTATCAAGAGCTGGAAACTCAACGAGCGCCACTACGGTGCACTGCAGGGTCTTAACAAAGCTGATGCAGCCGCTGAGCACGGCGATGAGCAGGTAAAGATTTGGCGTCGAAGCTTTGATGTGCAGCCGCCGGCACTCACCCCAGGCGATGAGCGCGATCCACACACGCAGGAAATGTATCGTGACATTCCCAGCGATGAGCTGCCTTTTACCGAGTGCCTGAAAGACTGTATTGCGCGCGCATGGCCTTATTTTGAGGAGACTATTCTTCCTGATATGAAGGCCGGTAAGCGTGTTTTGATTGCAGCACACGGCAACTCGCTGCGCTCGCTTGTTATGAAGTTTGAGAAAATGACTCCAGAGCAGATTCTTGAAGTTAATATCCCCACCGGTGTGCCACTGGTATATACCTTTGACGCTAATCTCAACGTGCTGGATAAGCGCTACATTGGTGACCCTGAGACCATCGCTGCCAAGATTGATGCAGTGGCTAATCAGGGCAAGGCAAAATAA